From Camelina sativa cultivar DH55 chromosome 7, Cs, whole genome shotgun sequence, one genomic window encodes:
- the LOC104700181 gene encoding probable xyloglucan galactosyltransferase GT12 → MKKQVPRLWVVILVAFVFCLFVLFQIKKIDLIETNLRITHQVNNFFISIGASHNQTLTRNTDERDGIRGKQPKEEEETDTCAGRYIYMHNLPSKFNDDIIKDCRPLIKWFDMCPFMVNSGLGPQVSESDNTTAKVLTVKTGSWYSTNQFLLAVIFRERMKHYECLTNDSSLASAVYVPFYAGFDVGRHLWGYNITVRDELGIKLAQWLIEKPEWGKMHGRDHFFVTGRIAWDFRRVRDEDSDWGSNLMTLPEFANMTMLGIETTAWANEFAIPYPTYFHPKSLTEIWRWQRKVKRVKRKYLFSFVGGPRPNLGGSIRGKIIEQCLASHGKCNFLNCNVNDCNNPVKIMKVFENSVFCLQPSGDSYTRRSIFDSILAGCIPVFFTPGSGYNQYIWYFPKDYTKYSVYIPENEMKNGTVSLKFVLGMIDKERIMRMRNEVVKIIPKIIYTKPGLVGPEKIEDAFDIAVNRILDRVVMVKMMMEEGKDLQSEHSQVKDLNRLEVV, encoded by the coding sequence atgaagaaacaagtTCCAAGGCTTTGGGTTGTCATCTTAGTTGCGTTTGTGTTCTGTCTTTTCGTTCTGtttcaaatcaagaaaatagATTTGATCGAAACAAATCTCCGAATCACTCATCAAGTAAAcaacttcttcatctccatcggTGCTTCACATAATCAAACTCTCACCAGAAATACGGATGAGCGTGATGGAATCAGAGGGAAGCAgcctaaggaagaagaagaaacagatacTTGCGCCGGAAGGTACATCTACATGCACAATCTTCCAAGCAAATTCAACGACGACATTATCAAAGACTGTCGTCCACTCATCAAATGGTTCGATATGTGTCCATTCATGGTCAATTCCGGGCTCGGTCCACAGGTTTCGGAGTCCGATAACACCACAGCAAAAGTCTTAACCGTGAAAACCGGTTCTTGGTACTCAACGAACCAATTCTTGCTCGCGGTTATCTTCCGAGAGAGGATGAAACACTACGAGTGTTTGACCAACGACTCGTCTCTAGCCTCAGCGGTCTACGTGCCCTTCTACGCGGGGTTCGACGTGGGCCGTCATCTCTGGGGGTACAACATAACGGTGAGAGACGAATTGGGGATAAAACTGGCTCAATGGCTGATAGAGAAACCCGAGTGGGGAAAGATGCACGGTCGAGATCACTTCTTTGTAACCGGACGGATAGCTTGGGATTTCAGAAGGGTTCGCGACGAAGATTCAGATTGGGGAAGCAATCTGATGACATTACCAGAATTCGCAAACATGACAATGTTAGGTATAGAAACAACTGCTTGGGCTAACGAGTTTGCGATCCCTTATCCGACTTATTTCCATCCAAAGAGCTTAACCgagatttggagatggcagagGAAAGTGAAGAGGGTGAAgaggaaatatttgttttcgtTTGTTGGAGGTCCAAGGCCTAATTTGGGTGGATCTATAAGAGGGAAGATCATAGAGCAGTGCCTTGCATCTCACGGTAAATGCAATTTTCTTAACTGTAATGTTAATGACTGCAATAATCCGGTTAAGATTATGAAGGTGTTTGAAAATTCGGTTTTCTGTTTACAACCTTCGGGAGATTCGTATACTCGGAGATCGATATTTGATTCGATTTTGGCTGGTTGTATCCCGGTTTTCTTTACACCTGGTTCGGGTTATAACCAATATATTTGGTATTTCCCTAAGGATTATACCAAGTACTCGGTTTACATACCGGAGAACGAAATGAAAAATGGAACGGTTAGTCTCAAGTTCGTCTTGGGTATGATTGATAAGGAGCGCATTATGAGGATGAGGAACGAGGTTGTAAAGATTATACCGaagataatatatacaaaaccgGGATTGGTTGGACCGGAGAAGATCGAAGATGCTTTTGACATTGCAGTGAATAGGATTCTTGATAGGGTAGTAATGGTTAAGATGATGATGGAAGAAGGGAAAGATCTTCAGAGTGAACATTCACAAGTAAAGGATTTGAACAGGCTCGAGGttgtatga